The Terriglobus sp. TAA 43 sequence TCGAGAAGCAGATCAACGAGTTCGAGCGACTGAAGGAGTTCAACGAGAACATCGTGGAATCCATCAAGGTGGGCATCTTCACGCTGGATCTGCAGAACTGCGTGGAGAGCTGGAACACCGAGATGGAAGTGCTGTATGCACTGTCACGCGCGGAAGTGATCGGGAAACACGTTTCGGAGATCTTCTCGCCGGAGTTCCTGGAGACATTCCTTGCTGCCGCGAATGAGCCCGGAACGCACCACTTGTCCAAAGTGACGCTGGACCTACGAACTGGCGAGAGCCGCACTGCCAATATCTCCATCGCACCGCTGCTGACACGCGACTTCGTCTCCGTTGGTTCTACGGTGATGATGGAAGACATCACTGACCGCACACGCCTTGAAGGCCAGTTAACGCAAGCGGAGAAGCTATCTTCTATCGGTCTGCTGGCTGCAGGCGTGGCACACGAGGTCAACACGCCTCTCGCCGTTATTTCCTCCTACGCGCAGATGTTGCAGAAGCACACGCGTGATGATCAGCGGTTGGCACCTGTGCTGGAGAAGATCACGCAACAGACCTTCCGAGCGAGTGAGATCGTCAACAACCTGCTGAACTTCTCACGTACAAGCTCCACAGTGTTCGCGTCGCTGGATGTGAACTCCGTTGTACGCGAGACGCTTACGCTGATCGATCATCAACTACGCACTGCAAAGGTCAACGTGGACATTGACCTGCAGCTTCCGCTGGCGAAGATTTATGGCAGCCACGGCAAGCTACAGCAAGTGATCCTCAATCTGGTTTTGAATGCGAAGGATGCCATGAATGACGGTACGGGTGGCACCATCCGCATTGCCAGCTTAGACGATGGTCGGACTGTCACGCTGCGGATTGCGGACACCGGCAGTGGCATTGCGCCTGAGCATCTGCACCGTATCTACGATCCGTTCTTCACCACCAAGAATGCGCCGCGGCAGGGCCAGCACAAGGGTACCGGGCTGGGGCTGTCGGTGTCGTACGGCATTGTGCAGGAGCATCAGGGACGTATCCACGTGGAGAGCAAGATCGGTACAGGGACGACGTTTACACTGGAGTTCCCGGTGGAACGCGTTGGCGGTGCCGACGAGACGTCCCCGGACACTACACGAGACACAAGGACAGTGAATGCCTGAGGCAGCAATACTCGATACTAGTAACTCCCTGGGCGCACGCATCCTCATCATCGACGACGAAGCCGGAATCCGCGACTCCCTAGAGACGCTGCTGACGTTTGAGGGCTTCACCGTGGAGATGGCGCCCGAAGGCCAGTCCGGCCTGGAGATGCTCTCCTCCAACGAGTACGATCTGCTGCTGTTGGATCTGTCCATGCCGGGCGAGAGCGGTATTGATCTACTTCCCCGCATCAAACGGATGCGTCCGGAGCTGCCGGTGATCATGATCACCGCTTATGGCACGGTCGGCAATGTGGTCGATGCTCTGCGCGCGGGCGCGGACAACTTCGTCCAGAAGCCGTGGGATAACGAGAAGCTACTCGCCGACATCCGCACCGCCATTGCCAAGCAGCGTTCGCTGCAGGAAGTCACTCAGCTTCGTCGTACGCTCAAGCAGCGCTACTCCTTCGACAACATCGTGGGTAAGTCCGATGTGATGGGGAAGCTATTGGACACGGTTGCGCAGGTGGCTCCGGCGAAGACCACCGTGCTGATCCAGGGTGAGAGCGGCACAGGCAAGGAACTGATCGCCAAGGCCATTCATACTGCGTCGCCGCGCCACGACAAGCCGTTCGTTGCCATCAATACTGGCGCGGTTCCAACGGACCTGCTGGAGTCGACACTCTTCGGCCATGTGAAGGGTGCCTTCACTTCCGCAGTCGCCACGAAGAAGGGCCTGTTCGAGACGGCGGACGGTGGAACGCTGTTCCTGGACGAGATTGGCACCATGCCGCTGGATACGCAGGCGAAGGTGCTGCGTGCGCTGCAGGAGCGTCGCTTCCTTCCCGTAGGTGGAACGACGGAGGTTGCCGTTGACGTTCGCATTGTGGCAGCGACGAACGTGAACCTGCAGACAGCGGTGAAGGACGGTCGTTTCCGCGAGGACCTGTTCTATCGCCTGTCTGTCATTAACCTGGATCTGCCGCCTCTGCGTCAGCGTCGCGAGGACATTCCTCTGCTGGCAACACACTTCCTGAAGCGCTACAGCGATGAGAACGGTTTTGAGCTGCGTACGCTTGCTCCGGATGCGCTGCGAGCCATGATGGATTACGAATGGCCCGGAAACGTGCGTGAGCTGGAGAATGCGATGGAACGCGGTGTTGTGCTGTCATCTACGCCAACCGTCACGCTGGAGATTCTGCCGCAGCAGTTGAGTGGAACTGTTTATACCGCTGCTGCTCTGGATACGAAGGCGGATTCCAGTCTCTTCGACATCATGGAAGAGATTGAGCGCCGCATTATTTCGGACCGACTGGAACGCTGCAACTGGAACCAGACGGAAGCCGCGGAGTTCCTGAAGATTCCTCTGAGTACGCTTAACCAGAAGATCAAGCGTCTGAACGTGGAAATCAAGAAACGTAAGGATCGGGAGTAGCGGGGTACCCTCCCTCCCCTCCCTGTTTTTCTAAAATCGTCTTTCTATTGGGTTTACGGACTCAGTAGCTGTAAAATCGTCTGCCCATTGGGGTTAGAGGCAAAATCGTCTTTCTAAACGAGTTAGGGCCGCGCCAAAGCGCGGCCCTTTTCTCTCTAGTTCTATTTTATCGGCTTGGCGGAAATACCATGCCAACTCTATTTCCTTTCATTTGTTATGGTTGGGTAGCTTAGGGGCTTGACAGGTTTTTCATACCGTTCTGGACGCCTTCGGCGCGTTGCCAGGCGCGATCGTTCCGGTGTTCGCGCCTTGGATGTGCGAGCTTTGCTTTAAGAAAACTGGAACTTGTTTATGCGTTCGGTGCTGTGAGCAACTCAGTTAGGTTATTGAGTGTGGGGATTACGGAAGAACAAATCGCAAACCTTGTTGACGTGTTCTACGCCAAGGTTCGAACAGACCCCGAGATTGGCCCGATCTTCAACGCGGTCGTGTCCGACTGGCCGCATCATCTCTCTGTCCTGAAGGACTTCTGGTCTACGGTGTTGCTGACCTCGGGTCGTTACAAAGGCGATCCAGCGATGCGCCATGTCGGACTTGGTCTTGACCCTGAGCATTTTGATCGATGGCTGGCCCTGTTCTCCGAGACAACTGTCGAGATATTCCCTGCAGAGACAGCGGAGTGGATTCTGAGCAAGGCTCAGAGAATCGGTCGCAACTTTCAGGATGCTGCGGCCTATGTGAGAGGCGCGAACGATCCGTTTGCGTCGTCGGCTGAATCTTAACGGCTCGCTTCCCCGTTGCGAGAGGGTGCGTTGTCGCTTGTAACAAATGTCCTGTAGAGTCGCGGCATGGCATTGAAGCGGATGGATAACGTTGGCATCGTCGTCGAAGATCTTGATGAGGCGATTGCGTTCTTTCTCGAGCTGGGGCTTGAGCTGGAAGGACGAGCCACGGTCGAAGGCGAATGGGCAGGACGTGTGACCGGACTTGCCGACCAACGTGTTGAGATTGCCATGATGCGCACACCGGATGGGCACAGCCGTATTGAACTCTCACGCTTGCTTGCGCCAGCCGTCGTTGAAGATCATCGCAATGCCCCGGTGAATGCCCTGGGCTATCTCCGCGTGATGTTTGCCGTGGATGACATTGATGACACCCTTGAGAGGCTTTGCATGCGCGGCGCAAGGCTTGTTGGTGAAGTGGTCCGCTATCAGAATTCGTATCGGCTTTGCTACCTGCGCGGGCCTGAGGGAATTCTGATTGGACTGGCGCAGGAACTCAACTAAGTGTGATGGCGCCTGGGCGACGCAATGAGTAGAAACGGATTGTAGTAAGTTGCGCTAACTTGCAAAAGGACAACCTACAACCTGACGCACCTGTGTTCACGGGCCAAAACAGATCAAAAAATTATGTTGGTATTTAGTTTTTCCCTGCGTTAGTCTGCCGTCTCACACAGATTGATGGCGTGCGCGGGCGCCAAGCTGTGTTGGAATCTACTCACAATTCACATGGGGTGTTCCCATGATTTTCGGGCGTAAGTTGTGGCGACGGCTTGGAGTGGTACTGAATCTTCGTGATCCACCAACCGTGCCTCCCTATGGTTGGTCTTATTTCGATCACATTGTTGCGCTGTATGTGAACGTCAATGTGCCAGATCAACGAGCAGACCGAGTCATTGAAAAGTCTCGTGAGCGACCGGACGATCTTACATGGGGCGATATTTTCCTTTTAGAAAGTGTCGTCTTCTCGCTGCTGCCGACGGATATGGTGGAACGCAATGCGTGGATCATGCGCGAGCGTTTACGCAGTATTGCGTCGCCCACGATCTACCAGAAATACATTGATTCAGGCGTACCATCGGGAGCTGATACTCCGGCCAAAGCTGAGTTGCTTCGTGCAGACCTGAGTCGCATCCTCGACGTTCTGCATTGGTATTACTCGCTGATTCCGCAGCGCGAACGCATTCGTAAATCGCTTACTGTGGCGTGTATCTGGTGCGTGGTTCTGTATACGGTATCCCTGGGATTGGCCGCTTACAAGTTTCAGCATGATCATTCGCTGATGACGTTGCTTGGTGTGATTTATTGCGGAATCATTGGTGGATTCGTTAGCTCACAGCGACGGATGCAGAACATCCCCAGCGACGGCGACCCATTGGTGAGCGTTCTTGGACTGGATATCTCCGGCTACTATCTGTGGCTTTCGCCCATGCTGGGCGGCATCTTTGCAGTCTTGTTGATGCTGATGTTCCTTGGACAGATTCTGCAGGGCATTGCGTTTCCATCGTTTATGCCACCGGACATTGCGCACGCTTCATCGCTCTATCCGTTGCAGCTTTCTTCAAGTGCCGAGTACGGGAAGCTGTTTGTGTGGGCGTTCCTGGCTGGCTTCGCAGAGCGATTGGTGCCAGATAGCCTTGATCGGCTTAGCGCGAAAGTGTTGTCCGTGAAAGATCCCGGACCGGCTAGCCCACTACCGCCCGCAAGCCGGAATGGCGCTGCGGCGAATGGAGCGAATAACGACGATGGCGATCAAGGTGAGCAAGGTGGCCAAGATGACGCAAACAACAATGGCAACGGTAACAGTGATGCTCCAAAGCCGCAGCAAGAGGTTGAGGAGCCTAAGATCGCCGCAGAGACATTAGAGGACGTGATGCATACGGGCGAAGCACCTGTTGGGCCTTTTCGATAGGGTTCGTCATTTGCAAGCTTTGAGAGTGATCTTGGAGTTATAAGTAAATCGAGTATCCATAATCATGCCGTCAACTGCATCGCCCGAGATCACGATTCGAGCTGCCACCATTGAGGACGCCCATGCGTGTGGGTTGATTTGCTATGACGCCTTCGCAGCGATTAGTGCGGCGCATGGATTTCCCTGCGATCTTCCATCTCCGGAGGTCGGTATTGGGCTG is a genomic window containing:
- a CDS encoding VOC family protein, translated to MALKRMDNVGIVVEDLDEAIAFFLELGLELEGRATVEGEWAGRVTGLADQRVEIAMMRTPDGHSRIELSRLLAPAVVEDHRNAPVNALGYLRVMFAVDDIDDTLERLCMRGARLVGEVVRYQNSYRLCYLRGPEGILIGLAQELN
- a CDS encoding group III truncated hemoglobin; protein product: MSNSVRLLSVGITEEQIANLVDVFYAKVRTDPEIGPIFNAVVSDWPHHLSVLKDFWSTVLLTSGRYKGDPAMRHVGLGLDPEHFDRWLALFSETTVEIFPAETAEWILSKAQRIGRNFQDAAAYVRGANDPFASSAES
- a CDS encoding sigma-54 dependent transcriptional regulator translates to MPEAAILDTSNSLGARILIIDDEAGIRDSLETLLTFEGFTVEMAPEGQSGLEMLSSNEYDLLLLDLSMPGESGIDLLPRIKRMRPELPVIMITAYGTVGNVVDALRAGADNFVQKPWDNEKLLADIRTAIAKQRSLQEVTQLRRTLKQRYSFDNIVGKSDVMGKLLDTVAQVAPAKTTVLIQGESGTGKELIAKAIHTASPRHDKPFVAINTGAVPTDLLESTLFGHVKGAFTSAVATKKGLFETADGGTLFLDEIGTMPLDTQAKVLRALQERRFLPVGGTTEVAVDVRIVAATNVNLQTAVKDGRFREDLFYRLSVINLDLPPLRQRREDIPLLATHFLKRYSDENGFELRTLAPDALRAMMDYEWPGNVRELENAMERGVVLSSTPTVTLEILPQQLSGTVYTAAALDTKADSSLFDIMEEIERRIISDRLERCNWNQTEAAEFLKIPLSTLNQKIKRLNVEIKKRKDRE